A DNA window from Chloroflexota bacterium contains the following coding sequences:
- a CDS encoding ABC-F family ATP-binding cassette domain-containing protein, whose protein sequence is MVIGTVARLDNVTQYFGGQLVFEKLSWEVYHDARVGLVGPNGAGKSTILKMLAGVDEPKAGGVFITRGVRVGYLPQEPEFDLTHTVIVEALDASPTLAALEREMERLNAQMGDPAIYNDERKLQRVLDAHQRAVAEFEDMGGLNFDNRVRATLRGLGFEEADFNLPIAALSGGQKKLVGLAKLLIEQPELLLLDEPDNHLDLNGKAFLEKLIADYPGAVVIVSHDRYLLDIVAEEIAELEDGVLSHYVGNYSEYAFEKKQRLLKQQQMFEIQQSEVKRLEFSIRRLMGWGAGQNEKFVRRARSMQKRLDKMDKVDKPRLERKTMGLALSAKQRGSNRSIEISGVSKSFDGVPVLRETNLTVWHRERVGLIGANGAGKTVLFRCILGTEMPDEGTIQIGPSTTVAYYAQEHQTLNYDATLGDELRGARPMVDRELFGLLGRFLFTMDDAKKKISQLSGGEKARVQVAKLMLRGANFLLLDEPTNNLDIRSSEILEAALDDYDGTVLVISHDRYFLDNVVNRIVELDDGTLTEYLGNFTYYVEEKARRARGEFSYVSPEDEEEEEEYETKTRAQRQARKR, encoded by the coding sequence ATGGTCATCGGCACGGTCGCACGGCTCGATAACGTAACTCAATATTTTGGCGGACAACTCGTCTTTGAAAAATTGTCGTGGGAAGTGTACCACGACGCGCGCGTCGGCTTGGTCGGTCCGAACGGCGCGGGCAAGTCCACGATTTTGAAAATGCTCGCCGGCGTGGACGAGCCGAAAGCGGGCGGTGTGTTTATCACGCGCGGCGTGCGCGTCGGCTATTTGCCGCAAGAACCGGAATTCGATCTGACGCACACCGTCATCGTCGAGGCGCTCGACGCGTCGCCGACGCTTGCCGCGCTCGAACGCGAGATGGAGCGCCTCAACGCGCAAATGGGCGATCCCGCGATTTACAACGACGAGCGCAAATTGCAGCGCGTGCTCGACGCGCATCAACGCGCGGTCGCCGAGTTCGAGGACATGGGCGGATTGAACTTTGACAATCGCGTGCGCGCGACATTGCGCGGGCTGGGTTTCGAAGAAGCCGATTTCAATTTGCCGATTGCCGCGTTGAGCGGCGGACAGAAAAAACTGGTCGGCTTGGCGAAACTGTTGATCGAGCAACCGGAACTCTTGTTGCTCGACGAGCCGGACAATCATCTCGATCTCAACGGCAAAGCGTTTCTCGAAAAACTGATCGCGGATTATCCGGGCGCGGTCGTCATCGTTTCGCACGACCGCTACTTGCTCGACATTGTCGCGGAAGAAATCGCGGAACTCGAAGACGGTGTGCTGTCGCATTACGTCGGCAACTATTCCGAGTATGCGTTCGAAAAGAAACAACGTCTGCTCAAACAGCAACAGATGTTTGAGATTCAGCAGAGCGAGGTCAAGCGGCTCGAATTTTCGATTCGGCGTTTGATGGGCTGGGGCGCGGGGCAGAATGAAAAATTTGTGCGCCGCGCGCGCTCGATGCAAAAGCGGCTCGACAAAATGGACAAGGTGGACAAGCCGCGCCTCGAACGCAAGACGATGGGGCTGGCGCTCTCGGCGAAACAGCGCGGGAGCAATCGCTCCATCGAGATCAGCGGAGTGTCCAAGTCGTTCGATGGCGTCCCCGTTTTGCGCGAGACGAATTTGACCGTGTGGCATCGCGAACGCGTGGGACTCATCGGCGCGAACGGCGCGGGCAAGACCGTGTTGTTTCGGTGCATCCTGGGTACGGAAATGCCGGACGAGGGGACGATTCAAATCGGACCGAGCACGACGGTGGCGTATTACGCGCAGGAGCATCAAACGCTGAACTATGATGCGACGCTCGGCGACGAATTGCGCGGCGCGCGTCCGATGGTGGATCGCGAGTTGTTCGGTTTGCTCGGACGTTTTTTGTTTACGATGGACGACGCCAAGAAAAAAATCAGCCAACTGTCCGGCGGTGAAAAGGCGCGCGTCCAAGTGGCAAAGTTGATGTTGCGCGGCGCGAATTTCTTGTTGCTCGACGAACCGACGAACAATCTCGACATTCGTTCATCCGAAATCCTCGAAGCCGCGCTCGACGATTACGACGGTACGGTGCTCGTGATCTCGCACGACCGCTATTTTCTCGACAATGTAGTAAATCGCATCGTCGAACTAGACGATGGCACGCTCACCGAGTACCTGGGTAATTTCACGTACTATGTCGAGGAAAAAGCGCGGCGCGCGCGCGGCGAGTTTTCGTACGTGTCCCCAGAGGACGAAGAAGAGGAAGAGGAGTACGAAACGAAAACGCGTGCGCAACGCCAAGCGCGCAAAAGATAG